The following are encoded together in the Clostridium sp. BJN0013 genome:
- a CDS encoding ABC transporter ATP-binding protein, with translation MNILTKFLSYYKPYKFLFFTDMVCAFLVSVVDLSFPLILSYLSKNFFIRDKSVVLEGLIYIGIALMAIYILKYFCQYFIASWGHIMGARMENNMRSDLFNHLQKLSFSYYDNNNTGQMMSKLVSDLFDISELAHHGPENVFISVVKIIGSFIILLFINIKMTFILFLVTVVMVVFSIYKNKKMQHIFLDNRKKMANINASVQDSLEGIRTVKSFGNEDLEKRKFSKNNNEYLNSRADSYKVMGEFIAGNSFFQGILYVSIIVSGGIFFTEGSLKISDLAIYALYINIFINPIDILINFAEQFQKGYAGFRRFMEVIKTEPEIIDSKDAVVLENVKGNIEYKNVCFNYHSKHNVLNNINISIKAGQNIALVGPSGAGKTTICSLLPRFYDVTEGSVTIDGKDIRDLSIESLRNSIGIVQQEVYMFSGTVKDNIKYGKPDASDEEVIKAAKEANIHEYIMTLPEGYDTYIGEHGVKLSGGQKQRISISRVFLKNPPILILDEATSALDNESERFIQNSLEKLSKNRTTIVIAHRLSTIRNADEIIVIDNERIKERGSHEELLKKKGLYSHYYNMQFQGLNA, from the coding sequence GTGAATATATTAACAAAGTTTTTAAGTTATTATAAACCATATAAATTTTTATTTTTTACAGATATGGTTTGTGCATTTTTAGTTTCAGTAGTAGATTTATCTTTTCCTTTAATTTTAAGTTATCTTTCAAAGAATTTTTTTATTAGGGATAAAAGTGTAGTGCTGGAAGGGCTGATTTACATAGGTATAGCGTTAATGGCTATTTACATATTAAAATACTTTTGTCAATATTTTATAGCCTCTTGGGGACATATTATGGGAGCTAGAATGGAAAACAATATGAGAAGTGATTTGTTTAATCATCTTCAAAAGTTGTCATTTTCTTATTATGACAATAATAACACAGGACAGATGATGTCCAAACTTGTATCTGATCTTTTTGATATATCAGAACTTGCACATCATGGCCCGGAAAATGTATTTATATCCGTTGTTAAAATTATAGGTTCTTTTATAATACTATTATTTATAAATATTAAAATGACATTTATTTTATTTTTAGTTACTGTAGTTATGGTAGTGTTTTCAATATATAAAAATAAAAAAATGCAGCATATATTTTTAGATAACAGAAAAAAAATGGCTAATATAAATGCATCAGTTCAAGATAGCTTGGAAGGAATAAGGACAGTGAAATCTTTTGGAAATGAAGATTTGGAAAAAAGAAAATTCAGTAAAAATAATAATGAGTATTTGAATTCTAGAGCAGATAGCTATAAAGTTATGGGAGAATTTATTGCAGGTAATTCTTTTTTTCAGGGAATATTATATGTTTCTATAATAGTCTCTGGAGGTATATTTTTCACTGAAGGTTCTTTAAAAATATCAGATTTAGCAATTTATGCGTTATATATAAATATTTTCATAAATCCTATAGATATACTTATTAATTTTGCAGAACAATTTCAAAAAGGCTATGCCGGCTTTAGGAGGTTTATGGAAGTAATAAAAACTGAACCAGAAATAATTGATAGTAAAGATGCTGTAGTACTTGAGAATGTAAAAGGCAATATAGAGTATAAAAATGTATGTTTTAATTATCATAGTAAGCATAATGTATTAAATAATATAAATATAAGTATAAAAGCTGGTCAAAATATTGCGTTAGTTGGTCCTTCCGGTGCCGGGAAGACAACCATATGTTCCCTGCTTCCAAGATTTTATGATGTGACAGAGGGTTCTGTAACAATAGACGGAAAGGATATAAGAGATTTAAGTATTGAATCTCTTAGAAATTCTATTGGAATTGTACAGCAGGAGGTTTATATGTTTTCTGGTACTGTAAAGGATAATATAAAGTATGGAAAGCCAGATGCTTCTGATGAAGAGGTAATAAAGGCTGCAAAAGAAGCCAATATTCATGAATATATAATGACACTACCTGAAGGATACGATACTTATATAGGTGAGCATGGAGTAAAACTTTCAGGAGGTCAAAAACAAAGAATATCTATTTCGAGAGTGTTTTTAAAAAATCCACCTATATTAATATTAGATGAGGCAACATCTGCTTTAGATAATGAAAGCGAGAGATTTATACAAAATTCCCTTGAAAAGCTCTCTAAAAATAGAACTACAATAGTAATTGCACATAGATTAAGTACTATAAGAAATGCCGATGAAATAATAGTTATTGATAATGAGAGAATTAAAGAGAGAGGAAGTCATGAAGAACTTTTAAAGAAAAAAGGATTATATTCTCATTATTATAATATGCAATTTCAAGGACTTAATGCCTAA
- a CDS encoding GerAB/ArcD/ProY family transporter, with protein MNKTQNIFLTPSQFIFILKSAIVGIELMHLPNRIIKFAKQDSWISCILGTIYPLYIVIIANYLCKKFPKDNILTLSKKCFGNFLGNILNIIFISFFLFVLTSSFSEYANLFRMYSTPFLKLYQILLTTLIPISYIAYKGIKPLGRLAEVGFYLTIGLVILPIAILAYGSFLNLMPVFGSGLTNILKGSKETVFAISGMEIIFLIYPFLQNNKKLLKCGIVATAIIGFIYTWSVFATIYYLGIETPPKYLWPILTLADSINIPIINSFRFVFISLWSLVEFKCLATYYFAVSYGLNQSVKKIPAEVFVLILYPVIIIITILYGNPTNRGKYTYKLIIIYVIFNLIYISAVAILIHFKKDDAYKKG; from the coding sequence ATGAATAAAACTCAGAATATCTTCTTAACCCCAAGTCAGTTTATATTTATACTAAAATCAGCTATTGTAGGTATTGAGCTTATGCACTTGCCTAATCGTATTATAAAATTTGCAAAACAGGACAGCTGGATTAGCTGCATATTAGGAACAATATATCCTTTATATATAGTTATTATAGCAAATTATCTGTGTAAAAAGTTTCCTAAAGACAATATACTGACATTGAGTAAAAAATGTTTTGGAAACTTTTTAGGAAATATTTTAAATATTATTTTTATATCTTTCTTCTTATTTGTGCTTACATCATCATTTTCCGAATATGCCAATTTATTCAGGATGTATTCAACTCCTTTTCTGAAGCTTTATCAGATTCTTCTCACTACTTTAATTCCCATATCATACATTGCTTATAAGGGTATAAAACCTTTGGGAAGGCTAGCTGAAGTAGGTTTTTATTTAACTATAGGATTAGTTATTCTTCCTATAGCTATTTTAGCATATGGGAGTTTTTTAAATCTGATGCCTGTATTTGGCTCAGGACTAACTAATATATTAAAAGGTTCAAAAGAAACTGTCTTTGCCATTTCTGGTATGGAGATTATATTTCTTATTTATCCTTTTTTACAGAATAATAAAAAGTTATTAAAATGTGGTATAGTGGCTACTGCTATTATAGGATTTATTTATACATGGTCTGTTTTTGCAACTATTTATTACTTAGGTATTGAAACTCCTCCAAAGTATTTATGGCCTATCTTAACGTTAGCCGATAGTATAAATATTCCTATTATAAATAGTTTTAGGTTTGTATTTATATCTTTATGGTCTCTGGTAGAATTTAAATGTCTAGCTACCTACTATTTTGCAGTTTCTTACGGTTTAAATCAATCAGTAAAAAAGATACCTGCTGAAGTATTTGTTCTGATTTTATACCCTGTAATTATTATTATAACTATATTATATGGGAATCCAACAAATAGAGGAAAGTATACATATAAACTAATTATTATTTATGTAATATTCAACTTAATATATATTTCTGCAGTAGCAATTTTAATTCATTTTAAAAAAGACGATGCTTATAAAAAAGGTTAA
- the nifB gene encoding nitrogenase cofactor biosynthesis protein NifB, giving the protein MSIDFARSIEERTLTHPCYNCIAHKYARMHIPVAPKCNISCNFCNRKYDCVNETRPGVTSEVLTPEEARDKFNIVKEKVKNLTVVGIAGPGDPLANFEETKKSIELIKKESPNITFCLSTNGLMLPFYADEIIRLGVTHVTITINAVDPKISGKIYKYVNYLGSVLEGEEAGNVLLNNQLSGLRYITQKGIICKVNIVMIKGINSNHIPEVVKKVKECGAYMTNIMPLIPVKGSVFENMPTVSDLELNHMRKKCELDLKQMYHCKQCRADAIGTLDKDISSEFRNDTEHDFKGKNIVKLNSKEKIYKKSKYRFAVATKSGVNVDAHFGHVSQFYIYDVINGKIELKEKRIINKYCSGISECDGHDNKISNILKSIEDCNAVLVLRIGFEPLTMLHEKGIKVFQMYFSIEQSIKKAIELLEKDS; this is encoded by the coding sequence ATGAGCATAGATTTTGCAAGAAGTATAGAAGAGAGGACATTAACCCATCCCTGTTACAACTGTATTGCCCATAAATATGCAAGAATGCATATCCCTGTAGCACCAAAGTGTAATATAAGCTGTAACTTTTGCAATAGAAAATATGATTGTGTGAATGAAACTAGACCAGGGGTTACCAGTGAAGTTTTAACTCCTGAGGAAGCTAGAGATAAATTTAATATAGTAAAAGAAAAAGTGAAAAATTTGACTGTAGTGGGTATAGCAGGTCCAGGAGATCCACTGGCAAATTTTGAAGAAACTAAAAAGTCTATAGAGTTAATAAAAAAGGAATCACCAAATATTACATTTTGTCTTTCTACCAATGGATTGATGTTGCCTTTTTATGCAGATGAAATAATAAGACTGGGGGTCACTCATGTCACTATAACTATAAATGCAGTGGATCCTAAAATAAGTGGCAAAATATATAAATATGTTAATTATCTAGGAAGTGTTCTTGAAGGAGAAGAGGCAGGGAATGTATTGTTAAATAATCAATTATCAGGTCTTAGATATATTACTCAAAAAGGTATAATATGCAAGGTAAATATTGTTATGATAAAAGGAATTAATAGCAATCATATTCCAGAAGTAGTTAAAAAAGTTAAAGAGTGTGGAGCATACATGACAAACATTATGCCTCTTATACCTGTTAAGGGTAGTGTATTTGAGAATATGCCTACTGTAAGTGATTTGGAGTTAAACCATATGAGAAAAAAATGCGAACTGGATTTAAAGCAGATGTATCATTGCAAACAATGTAGGGCAGATGCAATAGGAACTTTAGACAAGGATATATCTAGTGAATTTAGAAATGATACTGAACATGATTTTAAAGGGAAAAATATAGTTAAGCTTAACAGTAAAGAAAAAATTTATAAGAAGAGTAAATATAGATTTGCAGTTGCAACTAAGTCCGGTGTAAATGTAGATGCACATTTTGGACATGTGTCACAATTCTATATATATGATGTAATAAACGGGAAAATTGAACTTAAAGAAAAAAGGATCATAAACAAATACTGCAGTGGTATAAGTGAATGTGATGGCCATGATAATAAGATATCAAATATCTTAAAAAGCATAGAGGATTGCAATGCAGTACTTGTATTGAGGATAGGTTTTGAACCTTTGACCATGCTGCATGAGAAGGGAATAAAAGTATTTCAAATGTATTTTAGTATAGAACAGAGTATAAAAAAAGCCATAGAATTACTTGAAAAAGATTCATAA
- a CDS encoding ABC transporter permease, producing the protein MNIKNMTKNIKISNSKGSFNELVIKILRKSLAIVLFLVFWQIAPIVGIADHQFIPTFSETISTIWDLILKNEMIVHVKVSLMRAIIGFMLAAVIALPLGFLLGGGFKKVEEFLDPLLQILAQVNPFSLLPVFILLFGIGEVAKISIIFWVSIWPILFSTITGVKTIDPLLIKAARAMGTSKVKLFWKIILPGSAPNIFAGLKLSSGNAFLMLIAAEMIGASAGLGWMVLNSEVNFQINRLFAAAFTIAVLGILINKTIAFIERKVVVWKEESFTA; encoded by the coding sequence ATGAATATAAAAAATATGACAAAAAATATAAAAATTTCAAATAGCAAGGGCAGTTTTAATGAATTGGTAATTAAAATTTTAAGAAAAAGTTTAGCCATTGTATTGTTTCTGGTTTTTTGGCAGATAGCCCCCATAGTAGGTATAGCTGATCACCAATTTATACCTACTTTTTCAGAAACCATTAGTACAATTTGGGATCTTATATTGAAAAATGAAATGATAGTACATGTTAAAGTAAGTCTTATGAGAGCCATAATAGGGTTCATGCTGGCAGCAGTTATAGCACTACCATTAGGCTTCTTACTTGGGGGAGGATTTAAAAAGGTTGAGGAATTTTTAGATCCCCTACTTCAAATTTTAGCTCAGGTGAATCCTTTTTCATTACTTCCAGTTTTTATTTTACTTTTTGGAATTGGAGAGGTAGCCAAAATATCGATAATATTTTGGGTTTCCATATGGCCTATACTGTTTAGTACCATAACAGGAGTAAAAACTATCGATCCACTTCTGATTAAAGCCGCCAGGGCTATGGGTACATCTAAAGTAAAATTGTTTTGGAAAATCATTTTGCCGGGTTCAGCACCTAATATATTTGCAGGATTGAAACTGAGTTCGGGAAATGCATTTCTTATGTTGATTGCAGCTGAGATGATTGGTGCAAGTGCAGGACTTGGGTGGATGGTGTTAAATTCAGAGGTTAATTTTCAAATTAATAGACTTTTTGCAGCAGCATTTACAATTGCAGTATTAGGAATACTTATAAATAAAACAATAGCTTTTATAGAAAGAAAGGTTGTAGTCTGGAAAGAAGAATCTTTTACAGCTTAA
- a CDS encoding ABC transporter substrate-binding protein has protein sequence MKNRKLALILSTVFVSTLIFSACGSNKDEAANADKSEELQVVRTWSRKDCTAAPIVIADKLGYFKEQGLKVEYTGDTQPAQRLPSILNGNNDFGDAHPNNLAIAAQGGAKIKAVARSIVEPSKDTDDYEHLQHMWWVSNKNSSIKTLADIKNFDGKVKVGTNSRNSCVDYLSYKLFVDQNNIPIDKIEWIQMPDVEQVLALKKGLIQIAVVHPPYYKSIEDSGIGNILTTSEPIAGENGGTYLYYFSDSFIEKHPEEIEKFIVAVKKAERYINESIPNKEERAKVNKMVEEAIGVPVSANHYYAIDGTIKDSDIQEWIDGSIKSGALPQDTKVKVSDIVTHKFDKYTNLASSPNFIVKN, from the coding sequence ATGAAAAATAGAAAATTAGCTTTAATATTAAGTACTGTATTTGTATCAACATTGATTTTTTCAGCTTGTGGCAGTAATAAGGATGAAGCAGCTAATGCTGATAAAAGTGAAGAGTTACAGGTCGTTAGAACATGGAGCAGGAAAGATTGTACTGCAGCACCTATTGTAATAGCGGATAAGCTTGGATATTTTAAAGAACAAGGTTTAAAAGTAGAGTATACAGGGGATACACAGCCTGCACAAAGGCTTCCATCTATATTAAATGGGAATAATGATTTTGGAGATGCACATCCTAATAATTTAGCCATTGCTGCACAAGGAGGAGCCAAAATAAAAGCTGTAGCAAGATCTATTGTAGAACCATCAAAAGATACAGATGACTATGAGCATCTTCAGCATATGTGGTGGGTAAGTAATAAGAATAGTTCCATAAAAACATTAGCAGATATTAAAAACTTTGATGGAAAAGTTAAAGTTGGAACTAATTCTAGAAATTCTTGTGTAGATTATTTATCTTATAAATTGTTTGTGGATCAAAATAATATACCTATAGATAAAATTGAATGGATTCAAATGCCTGATGTAGAACAGGTTCTAGCTCTAAAGAAAGGTCTTATTCAAATTGCTGTAGTTCACCCACCATACTATAAATCTATTGAAGATAGCGGAATAGGTAATATACTTACTACAAGCGAACCTATAGCCGGTGAAAATGGAGGAACTTATCTTTACTATTTTTCAGATAGCTTTATAGAAAAGCATCCAGAAGAGATTGAAAAGTTTATAGTGGCAGTTAAAAAAGCAGAAAGGTATATAAATGAAAGTATTCCAAATAAGGAAGAAAGGGCTAAAGTAAATAAAATGGTAGAAGAGGCTATAGGAGTACCTGTAAGTGCCAATCATTACTATGCCATTGATGGAACTATAAAAGATAGTGATATACAAGAGTGGATAGATGGGAGTATAAAAAGCGGAGCACTTCCTCAGGATACAAAAGTGAAGGTTAGTGATATAGTCACTCATAAGTTTGATAAATATACTAACTTAGCTTCATCACCAAATTTTATAGTTAAAAATTAG
- a CDS encoding nitrogenase component 1, with protein sequence MKKFNLNTSVVNTREQRLGTIIGWKTGKASELSKDSAFTCAGCKGNGGKRLCEATGPFTQGSTCSEQMVECQAGNVRDAVLIQHAPIGCGTGQVAYNSIYRNGLAIRNLPIQNIKIINTNMKETDMVFGALDKLEQSIRDAWNRHHPRAIFIGTSCASGIIGEDIDSVASKMQEELNIPVIPMYCEGFRSKHWSTGFDATQHGILRQIVNKNPKKQGDLVNIINLWGSDVFTPMLAELGLRVNYVVDLAKVEDLEKLSEAAATVTFCNTLGSYMAAALEEHFGVPEVKAPQPYGIAGTDAWLRELARITHREKEAEIYIEKEHKRIAPKIEELKKLLKGKKGYAATGSAYSHGLIAVLKELGIEVDGSLVFHHDPIYDNNDPSKDTLKFLVDNYEDVANFSVSNRQQFQFYGLLKNVNPDFILIRHNGLAPLASRMGIPAAPLGDEHHAIGYSGILNLGETILDILARKKFHKDLSSHVKLPYTKWWLEQRDPYILEKQHYVVY encoded by the coding sequence ATGAAGAAATTTAATCTTAATACTTCTGTAGTAAATACCCGTGAACAGCGTCTGGGGACTATTATTGGCTGGAAAACCGGAAAAGCTTCAGAGCTTTCCAAAGACTCTGCCTTTACTTGTGCAGGATGCAAGGGAAATGGAGGAAAAAGGCTTTGTGAGGCTACAGGACCTTTTACCCAAGGTTCTACTTGCAGTGAGCAAATGGTAGAATGTCAGGCTGGAAATGTAAGAGATGCAGTTCTGATTCAACATGCACCAATAGGATGTGGAACAGGGCAGGTAGCCTACAATTCCATATATAGAAATGGACTTGCCATTAGAAATCTGCCTATACAAAATATAAAGATAATCAATACTAATATGAAAGAAACAGATATGGTATTTGGCGCACTTGATAAATTGGAACAGTCTATAAGGGACGCATGGAACAGGCATCACCCTAGAGCTATATTTATTGGGACTTCCTGTGCCTCGGGAATAATTGGAGAGGATATAGATAGTGTAGCCAGTAAAATGCAGGAAGAACTTAATATTCCGGTCATTCCCATGTATTGTGAAGGTTTTAGATCAAAACACTGGAGTACAGGATTTGATGCTACCCAGCATGGAATATTGAGGCAGATAGTTAATAAAAATCCTAAAAAACAAGGGGATCTAGTAAACATAATTAACCTTTGGGGTAGTGATGTATTCACTCCCATGCTGGCAGAATTGGGGCTCAGAGTTAACTATGTTGTAGATCTAGCTAAAGTGGAAGATTTAGAAAAGCTTTCAGAAGCTGCTGCCACTGTTACTTTCTGCAATACACTGGGGTCTTATATGGCAGCTGCACTAGAAGAACATTTTGGAGTTCCTGAAGTTAAAGCACCCCAACCTTATGGAATTGCAGGAACGGATGCATGGCTAAGAGAATTGGCCAGAATTACCCATAGAGAAAAAGAAGCAGAAATATATATAGAAAAAGAGCATAAAAGAATAGCACCTAAAATAGAAGAACTTAAAAAGTTATTAAAAGGCAAAAAAGGATATGCGGCTACAGGTTCAGCTTATTCTCATGGACTGATTGCAGTTCTTAAAGAACTTGGAATTGAGGTAGATGGATCCTTAGTATTTCATCATGATCCAATATATGACAACAATGATCCTAGCAAGGATACCCTTAAATTCTTAGTAGATAACTATGAGGATGTTGCTAATTTTAGTGTAAGTAACAGACAGCAATTTCAGTTTTATGGGCTGCTTAAAAATGTAAATCCAGATTTTATTCTTATCAGGCATAATGGATTGGCTCCATTAGCTTCACGAATGGGAATTCCCGCAGCTCCATTGGGGGATGAACACCATGCCATAGGGTACAGCGGAATTTTAAATTTAGGAGAAACTATTTTAGATATACTTGCACGTAAAAAATTCCACAAAGATTTGTCATCTCATGTTAAACTGCCTTATACAAAATGGTGGCTTGAACAGAGAGATCCTTATATATTGGAAAAACAACATTATGTTGTGTATTAG
- a CDS encoding nitrogenase component 1, giving the protein MSNIKIEQKNTNKIVEKSNSIEQIRYGCALGAVHSVFAIPRVIPIAHCGPGCVDKQTSNLAFYNGFQGGGYGGGSVVPSSNIYEKEVVFGGEDRLRELIDATFKVLDADLFVVMTGCIPDTVGDDVGAVVGEFQDEGRPIVYAETGGFKGNNFTGHELVTEAIIDQYVGDYDGPLEKGLVNVWSLLPYHNTFWRGDLTEIKRILEGIGLKVNILFGHESAGVSEWKNIKKAQFNLVVSPWLGLKTAEKLKKKYKQPYLHIPIIPIGAKETSSFLRKVVEFSGIDKVKAEKFIEEEEKKYYEYLEDFSDFYAEYWWGLPAKFAVIGDSAYNLALTKFLVNQLGLIPAIQIITEDPPEKYRSGIREEFKNIAEDVSVDIEFEEDSYTIHEKIRKTDFGHKPPIIFGTTWERDLTKELKGSIVEVGFPASYELVLSKSYVGYRGALTLLEKIYTTIVGASA; this is encoded by the coding sequence GTGTCTAATATAAAAATAGAACAAAAAAATACAAATAAAATTGTCGAAAAGTCAAACTCAATTGAACAGATTAGATATGGATGTGCCCTAGGGGCTGTACACAGTGTTTTCGCAATTCCAAGAGTAATTCCAATTGCCCATTGTGGTCCAGGATGTGTGGACAAACAAACTTCTAACCTGGCTTTCTATAATGGATTTCAGGGAGGAGGCTATGGAGGAGGGTCTGTTGTTCCAAGTTCCAATATTTATGAAAAGGAAGTTGTATTTGGTGGTGAAGATAGATTAAGAGAACTTATAGATGCAACTTTTAAAGTTCTGGATGCGGATTTATTTGTAGTTATGACAGGATGTATTCCAGATACTGTTGGAGATGATGTTGGGGCTGTAGTGGGCGAATTTCAGGATGAAGGTCGTCCTATAGTGTATGCAGAAACAGGTGGATTTAAAGGAAATAATTTTACAGGACATGAACTGGTTACAGAAGCTATCATCGATCAATATGTAGGTGATTATGATGGACCTTTAGAAAAAGGACTTGTAAATGTGTGGTCACTTCTTCCTTATCATAATACTTTTTGGAGGGGAGATCTTACAGAAATTAAAAGAATCCTAGAGGGTATAGGTTTAAAGGTCAATATATTATTTGGGCATGAAAGTGCAGGGGTTTCAGAGTGGAAAAATATTAAAAAAGCACAATTTAATCTGGTAGTATCCCCATGGCTGGGTCTTAAAACTGCAGAAAAATTAAAGAAAAAATATAAACAGCCTTATTTGCATATTCCTATAATTCCAATAGGAGCAAAGGAAACCAGTAGTTTTTTAAGAAAAGTAGTAGAATTTTCAGGAATTGATAAAGTTAAAGCGGAAAAATTTATTGAAGAAGAGGAAAAGAAATATTATGAATACCTAGAGGATTTTTCTGATTTTTATGCAGAGTATTGGTGGGGATTACCAGCAAAATTTGCAGTTATAGGTGACAGTGCATATAATTTAGCCCTGACAAAGTTTTTGGTAAATCAATTGGGACTGATACCTGCCATACAAATTATTACGGAAGATCCACCTGAAAAATATAGAAGTGGTATTCGGGAGGAATTTAAAAATATAGCAGAAGATGTTTCAGTAGATATAGAATTTGAAGAAGACAGTTATACCATTCATGAAAAAATAAGAAAAACAGATTTTGGTCATAAGCCCCCTATTATTTTTGGAACTACCTGGGAGAGGGATCTCACTAAAGAATTAAAAGGATCCATAGTTGAAGTGGGTTTTCCGGCATCTTATGAACTGGTGCTTTCAAAATCTTATGTAGGTTATAGAGGAGCGCTTACTTTGCTTGAAAAGATATACACTACTATAGTTGGAGCGAGTGCATAA